The following are encoded in a window of Pseudomonas sp. JQ170C genomic DNA:
- a CDS encoding DUF1254 domain-containing protein, with amino-acid sequence MKSTFRHSLLALALCGAMVGGVQAAGNASGKPAGEVPGIPAGTVMTPASAKVIAQDTYLWGWPLVNAFNRRASFAAAPKQGLVGGILPAAPTGYVTMLSTYVSPEQRWVAHPNQDVVYGFGYGAVDKEPVVLQVPDFGDRFWVYAIYDARSEEFSKLGKQYGTKPGNYLLVGPNWNGKVPDGITAVIKAPTELVAMGPRVFMDDSKEDREAIHTVLNQVAVYPLSRYDGKTVTTDWKALPHFPAGKNSSSETKWVDPAKFFDQLPEVLEKVPPLAGEESRYAMMKALLEAAKQDPAVKQAMLEAANETETKVISELFNFRTNGSRLPNGWNSPTNVARWGNDYLTRVATAKSNMYTNQPEETRYFFLEVDGKGERLNGNHRYTVTFDKGQTPPADGFWSLTMYDPQHFFAANDLQRYSLGTKNLKNMKHNADGSLTLYVQHDSPGKDKEANWLPAPRSDFELTIRTYWPKAEVLSGAWTPPAAVRAK; translated from the coding sequence ATGAAGAGTACTTTTCGGCATTCGTTGCTGGCGTTAGCGCTTTGCGGCGCGATGGTGGGCGGCGTGCAGGCTGCGGGCAATGCTTCCGGCAAGCCTGCCGGGGAGGTGCCAGGCATTCCTGCGGGAACGGTGATGACGCCAGCGAGTGCCAAGGTCATCGCTCAGGACACTTACCTCTGGGGCTGGCCTTTGGTCAACGCCTTCAACCGCCGTGCCTCCTTCGCCGCCGCGCCCAAGCAGGGGCTGGTTGGCGGTATCTTGCCGGCAGCACCGACCGGCTATGTGACCATGCTCAGCACCTACGTATCCCCGGAGCAACGCTGGGTGGCCCACCCTAACCAGGACGTGGTCTATGGCTTTGGCTATGGCGCCGTGGACAAGGAGCCGGTAGTGCTGCAAGTGCCCGACTTCGGCGACCGATTCTGGGTGTATGCCATCTATGACGCGCGCAGCGAGGAATTCTCGAAGCTGGGTAAACAGTACGGCACCAAGCCTGGCAATTACTTGCTGGTCGGTCCGAACTGGAATGGCAAGGTGCCCGACGGCATTACCGCGGTCATCAAGGCACCGACCGAACTGGTCGCCATGGGGCCACGGGTGTTCATGGATGACAGCAAGGAAGACCGCGAGGCTATCCACACCGTACTCAATCAGGTAGCGGTGTATCCGCTGAGCCGCTACGACGGCAAGACCGTGACCACCGACTGGAAGGCCCTGCCGCATTTTCCGGCGGGTAAGAATTCCTCAAGCGAAACCAAGTGGGTAGACCCGGCGAAGTTCTTCGACCAGCTGCCGGAAGTACTGGAGAAGGTCCCGCCGCTGGCGGGGGAGGAAAGTCGCTACGCAATGATGAAAGCCCTGCTCGAAGCTGCAAAACAGGACCCTGCGGTGAAGCAGGCAATGCTCGAGGCCGCGAACGAGACCGAAACAAAGGTCATCAGCGAGCTGTTCAACTTCCGCACCAACGGGTCGCGACTGCCCAATGGCTGGAACTCGCCGACCAATGTGGCCCGGTGGGGCAACGATTACCTGACCCGGGTCGCCACTGCCAAATCGAACATGTACACCAACCAGCCGGAGGAAACCCGCTACTTCTTCCTGGAAGTGGACGGCAAGGGTGAGCGACTGAACGGCAATCACCGTTACACCGTGACCTTCGACAAGGGCCAGACACCGCCGGCCGATGGCTTCTGGTCGCTGACGATGTACGACCCCCAGCATTTCTTCGCAGCCAATGACCTGCAGCGATATTCCTTGGGTACCAAGAACTTGAAGAACATGAAGCACAACGCCGATGGCTCGTTGACGCTTTACGTGCAGCATGACTCACCCGGCAAGGACAAGGAGGCCAACTGGCTGCCGGCGCCGAGAAGCGATTTCGAGTTGACCATCCGTACGTACTGGCCCAAAGCCGAGGTGCTGTCCGGTGCCTGGACGCCGCCGGCAGCGGTGCGCGCCAAGTAG
- a CDS encoding efflux RND transporter permease subunit encodes MSKQEHFARQDDRLGRQDFSRGLVGRVSYWIFHQRKPLLALFILITLGLGYSASHLKVEAGFFKMIPLHHPYMQTFLEYQKDFGGANKVLVAVKNNQGEVFTPQAMAALRKVSDEVFFINGVERSSVTSLFTSNVRYTEVVEDGFTGGNLVDSSYAGTPEQIAQVRERTLKSDWVGRIVSNDLSAAMVVANLQETDPTTGERLDLQSVAKKLEQIRQQNQSDDISIHIIGFAKSIGDIAEGASGVLVFFIIAFVITAALLYWYCGSLMLTGWALICAVVPVIWLLGLLPLVKLTLDPMSILVPFLIFSIGVSHAVQMTNAWKLETLNGADGVTASRNCFQKLFIPGAVALLANALGFMVIALVDIEMVRELAITATLGVSVMIVTNKMLLPILLSFMRLSAADAQKLRGKETLGAGLWERLGVLATRRGALGVLLCAGLLLVGGLYEARNLHVGDTGAGVPELRADSRYNQDVAVITGDFAIGVDLLQVVARAKSNEETPCVKREVLDPIGELELYLRQDDGVSSVRSLAGFVGNITQAYAETDLKWRVLPEPTAQIAQGVGFATRVGTEYMNSACNAIPVSIYTRDHQADTITTLMDKIKAFKAAYDSDQVSFELASGNVGVMAATNEVVHAGDRLVNSALFASVTLLCLWMFRSLRITLCVILPLALVTVLCNALMAVLGIGVKVNTLPVVALGVGVGVDYGIYLFERIKHEMHEGGADLREAFVEALKQRGTASVFTAVTMTLSIATWAFSSLKFQADMGILLAFMFLVNLLGAILLLPALAAWLLRAPATRQR; translated from the coding sequence ATGAGCAAGCAGGAACATTTCGCCAGGCAAGACGATCGTCTGGGGCGCCAGGATTTCTCCCGCGGGCTGGTGGGCCGGGTGTCCTACTGGATCTTCCATCAACGCAAGCCGCTGCTCGCGTTGTTCATCCTCATCACCCTGGGCCTGGGGTACAGCGCCAGTCACCTCAAGGTGGAGGCGGGTTTCTTCAAGATGATTCCGCTGCACCACCCGTACATGCAGACCTTCCTCGAATACCAGAAGGACTTCGGCGGCGCCAACAAGGTGCTGGTGGCGGTGAAGAACAACCAGGGCGAGGTCTTTACGCCGCAGGCCATGGCGGCCTTGCGCAAAGTCTCCGATGAGGTGTTTTTCATCAATGGCGTGGAGCGCAGTTCGGTGACGTCGCTGTTCACCTCCAACGTGCGCTACACCGAAGTGGTGGAAGACGGCTTCACCGGCGGCAACCTGGTCGATTCCAGTTACGCCGGCACCCCTGAACAAATCGCCCAGGTCCGCGAGCGTACGCTGAAGTCGGACTGGGTCGGGCGGATCGTTTCCAACGACCTGTCTGCCGCCATGGTTGTAGCCAACTTGCAGGAAACCGATCCGACCACCGGTGAGCGCCTGGACCTGCAGAGCGTGGCAAAAAAACTGGAGCAGATTCGCCAGCAGAACCAGAGCGATGACATCAGCATCCACATCATCGGGTTCGCCAAGTCGATTGGCGATATCGCCGAAGGTGCCTCCGGCGTGCTGGTGTTCTTCATCATCGCCTTTGTCATCACCGCGGCGCTGCTGTACTGGTATTGCGGGTCGTTGATGCTGACCGGCTGGGCCTTGATCTGTGCGGTGGTGCCGGTGATCTGGCTGCTCGGTCTGCTGCCGCTGGTAAAACTGACACTCGACCCGATGTCGATCCTGGTGCCGTTCCTGATTTTTTCGATCGGTGTGTCCCATGCGGTGCAGATGACCAACGCCTGGAAGCTCGAAACGCTCAACGGCGCCGATGGTGTCACGGCTTCGCGTAACTGTTTCCAGAAACTCTTCATTCCGGGTGCCGTGGCACTGCTGGCCAACGCCCTGGGCTTTATGGTCATTGCCTTGGTGGACATCGAGATGGTTCGGGAGCTGGCCATTACGGCCACTCTCGGCGTGTCGGTGATGATCGTCACCAACAAGATGCTGCTGCCGATTCTGCTGTCATTCATGCGCTTGAGTGCTGCCGACGCCCAGAAGCTGCGCGGCAAGGAAACCCTGGGAGCCGGCCTGTGGGAGCGTCTGGGGGTGTTGGCGACCCGACGTGGTGCGCTTGGCGTGCTGTTGTGCGCTGGGCTGTTGCTGGTGGGTGGGCTGTATGAAGCGCGCAACCTGCATGTGGGCGATACCGGCGCCGGGGTACCGGAACTGCGCGCCGACTCGCGCTACAACCAGGATGTGGCGGTTATCACCGGCGATTTCGCCATTGGCGTTGACTTGCTGCAAGTGGTGGCACGGGCCAAAAGCAATGAAGAGACGCCCTGCGTGAAACGGGAAGTACTCGACCCTATCGGCGAGCTTGAGTTGTACCTGCGTCAGGACGATGGCGTTTCTTCGGTTCGCAGCCTGGCAGGGTTCGTCGGCAACATCACTCAGGCCTATGCCGAAACCGATCTGAAGTGGCGAGTGTTGCCCGAGCCCACCGCGCAGATTGCCCAAGGCGTGGGGTTCGCTACGCGAGTCGGTACGGAGTACATGAACAGCGCGTGCAATGCGATCCCCGTTTCCATCTACACGCGCGACCACCAGGCCGACACCATCACGACCCTGATGGACAAGATCAAGGCGTTCAAAGCCGCCTACGACAGCGATCAGGTCAGCTTTGAGCTGGCGTCCGGCAACGTCGGGGTGATGGCGGCCACCAACGAGGTGGTACATGCCGGTGACAGACTGGTGAATAGCGCGTTGTTCGCCTCGGTCACGCTGCTGTGCCTGTGGATGTTCCGCTCGCTGCGTATCACCCTGTGCGTGATCTTGCCGCTGGCACTGGTCACCGTGCTCTGCAACGCACTGATGGCGGTGCTGGGCATTGGCGTCAAGGTCAACACATTGCCGGTGGTGGCATTGGGCGTGGGGGTAGGGGTCGACTACGGCATTTACCTGTTCGAGCGGATCAAGCATGAAATGCACGAGGGTGGCGCCGATCTGCGCGAAGCTTTTGTCGAGGCGCTGAAGCAACGGGGGACGGCGTCAGTATTCACCGCAGTGACCATGACGCTGTCTATCGCGACCTGGGCCTTTTCGTCACTGAAGTTCCAGGCCGACATGGGCATCCTCCTGGCCTTCATGTTCCTGGTCAATCTGCTCGGCGCAATCCTCTTGCTGCCCGCGTTGGCAGCCTGGCTGCTGCGCGCGCCCGCAACACGCCAACGTTGA
- a CDS encoding YCF48-related protein: MSLRHIPVLAGLCLLAAHVQAQQPALDFPVHPQRVFLLNVTQAGESLVAVGERGVVLRADQQDGPWSSIRTSSSRTLAGVAFVDANRGVAVGHGGTLLRTEDGGRQWHEVEADTNGDALLGVAALGGGRMAAWGAFGLYLLSTDNGASWQRRRVMDEDFDRHISQVIALANGDWLMVGESGTLARSSDLGESWQALSSPYGGSLFGALQLREGGLLIYGMRGNLWYSADAGQSWTQRPSHTTFAFNGALQLKSGRVLILGNSGLLLASDDQGEHFSTLPSTHASLARALERSDGQLLAVGDHGVMTLSPVAAKGQD; this comes from the coding sequence ATGTCGCTACGCCACATACCGGTGCTGGCAGGCCTGTGCCTGCTCGCCGCTCACGTCCAGGCGCAACAGCCGGCGCTGGATTTTCCTGTTCATCCGCAGCGGGTGTTCCTGCTCAACGTCACTCAGGCAGGCGAGAGCCTGGTGGCGGTTGGCGAACGCGGCGTCGTGCTGCGCGCCGACCAGCAAGACGGGCCCTGGAGCAGTATCCGCACGTCGTCTTCGCGCACCTTGGCGGGTGTGGCCTTTGTCGACGCCAACCGGGGCGTTGCCGTCGGTCATGGCGGCACGCTGTTGCGCACCGAGGACGGCGGGCGCCAATGGCACGAAGTCGAAGCCGATACCAACGGTGACGCGCTACTGGGTGTCGCCGCACTGGGCGGGGGCCGGATGGCCGCCTGGGGGGCCTTCGGTCTGTACCTGTTGTCGACCGACAACGGCGCCAGTTGGCAACGTCGCCGGGTGATGGACGAAGACTTCGACCGCCACATCTCGCAGGTCATTGCACTGGCCAACGGTGACTGGCTGATGGTGGGGGAGAGCGGCACCCTGGCCCGGTCCAGCGACCTGGGCGAGTCCTGGCAGGCACTGAGCAGCCCATACGGCGGCAGCCTGTTCGGTGCGTTGCAACTGCGCGAGGGTGGCCTGCTGATCTATGGCATGCGCGGCAACCTCTGGTATTCCGCCGATGCCGGGCAGAGCTGGACGCAACGCCCGAGCCACACCACTTTTGCCTTCAATGGCGCGCTGCAGCTCAAGTCCGGGCGCGTACTGATCCTGGGCAACAGTGGCTTGCTGCTGGCCAGCGACGACCAGGGCGAGCATTTCTCGACCCTGCCTTCCACCCACGCCAGCCTCGCGCGGGCGCTTGAACGAAGCGACGGCCAACTACTGGCCGTTGGCGATCACGGCGTGATGACGCTCTCACCGGTTGCAGCGAAAGGGCAGGATTGA
- a CDS encoding DUF1329 domain-containing protein, whose amino-acid sequence MKTSLRAGATAAILLALSSQAHAQISADQAARLGKDLTPLGGEMAGNAEGSIPAYTGGLAQPPAGWSAAQGYIDPFASEKPLFTITAANLAQYKDKVTPGMQALLAKYPNFNMPVYTTHRTAMVPPAIAEKVRQEAVNAKLNGFAVSDLNGTTTPFPIPKNGLEAIWNHNLRYLGGGLQRTYASFPVRSSGDFYTVRIQENRVFDMNMDKQSENRLLNYSARFISPATLAGTVQLVHEPIDQVQEVRSAWIYNVGQRRVRRAPDLAYDNVNDGTEGLRVTDDFDGYNGAPDRFDWKLVGKQEMYVPYNDYKLGAQATPYKQILTANTPNPEVMRYELHRVWVVEGTLRKDAKHVYGKRVMYLDEDSWTVLASDAYDTRGTLWRVGVHPLVQFYDAQVPWYRANIWHDLSNGSYYVAGLANEEAQPWSFGSKGRFVDFQPDALRRMGK is encoded by the coding sequence ATGAAAACATCACTCCGTGCCGGTGCTACGGCGGCCATCCTGCTTGCCCTGAGCAGCCAGGCCCATGCACAAATTTCCGCTGATCAAGCTGCCCGCCTGGGCAAGGACCTCACCCCGCTAGGGGGCGAGATGGCAGGCAATGCCGAGGGTTCGATACCGGCTTACACCGGCGGCCTGGCTCAGCCGCCTGCGGGCTGGAGTGCGGCGCAGGGCTACATCGACCCGTTCGCCAGTGAAAAGCCATTGTTCACCATCACGGCTGCAAACCTTGCGCAGTACAAAGACAAAGTGACGCCAGGCATGCAGGCGCTGCTGGCCAAATACCCCAATTTCAACATGCCGGTGTATACCACCCACCGTACCGCCATGGTGCCGCCAGCCATTGCCGAGAAGGTCCGCCAGGAAGCCGTCAACGCCAAGCTCAATGGGTTTGCCGTGAGTGACCTGAACGGCACCACCACGCCGTTCCCGATTCCGAAAAACGGCCTGGAAGCCATCTGGAACCACAACCTGCGCTATCTCGGCGGTGGCCTGCAGCGAACCTACGCCTCCTTCCCGGTACGCAGCAGCGGTGACTTCTACACCGTACGCATTCAGGAAAACCGTGTCTTTGACATGAACATGGACAAGCAGTCGGAGAACCGTCTGCTCAATTATTCCGCCCGGTTCATTTCGCCGGCCACCCTGGCGGGGACCGTGCAGCTGGTTCACGAGCCGATCGACCAGGTCCAGGAAGTTCGCTCGGCGTGGATCTACAACGTTGGCCAACGCCGTGTTCGCCGGGCTCCGGACCTGGCCTACGACAACGTCAACGACGGTACCGAAGGCCTGCGTGTGACCGACGACTTTGACGGTTACAACGGCGCCCCGGACCGCTTTGACTGGAAGCTGGTGGGCAAGCAGGAGATGTATGTGCCCTACAACGACTACAAGCTCGGCGCCCAGGCCACCCCGTACAAGCAAATCCTTACCGCCAACACCCCGAATCCCGAGGTCATGCGTTATGAGCTGCATCGGGTATGGGTGGTGGAAGGCACCCTGCGCAAGGACGCCAAGCATGTCTACGGCAAGCGCGTGATGTACCTCGACGAGGACTCCTGGACCGTACTGGCCAGCGACGCCTATGACACCCGTGGCACGCTGTGGCGCGTTGGCGTGCACCCGCTGGTGCAGTTCTATGACGCCCAGGTGCCGTGGTACCGCGCCAATATCTGGCACGACCTGAGCAACGGCAGCTACTACGTCGCGGGCCTGGCCAACGAAGAGGCACAGCCTTGGAGCTTTGGCAGCAAAGGACGGTTTGTCGACTTCCAGCCTGACGCACTGCGCCGCATGGGCAAGTGA
- a CDS encoding DUF1302 domain-containing protein — translation MHNNNVTIRALFKPLALAVAIASAGSANALPFQLENGVEGEWNTTLSVGSQWRAEDQDNALFSGANGALRGKSGGTGGSVDAGNLNYDKGDRFSSIAKFVTDLSLRSGDLGGLVRVKGWYDYALMDEDVNFGSASNGYRKKPLNDNGYDDLQKFSGLYLLDAYVYNTFYFDNTPVQLRLGRQVVNWGESIFIQGINQINPLDVPALRRPGTELKEALIPVWMGYMNVGLPAGISMEAFYQLKYESTAIEGCGHYWSVTESAIGQDFGDCQLGTFLGGTSPSSPDKIAAGAYLPEVKGKDPHDSGQWGVAFRLPVDAVDGELGLYYMNYHSRTPYLGMRSADSVSLTQFPNAGIPGPVGRNAAGQFVGPSWEYPENIRLFGLSFTTTAGGWSIGSELSYSPNQPAQINGADLLNGALAGVGPAGELLQQVKLQSSPFTAGWDRYEKTQLQVNGVNVFPNVLKADNLTVVAEVGFQWNSTPQGEGDRRYGRGFIYGLGSSSTIPAGGSTCSNPVASLVNSSPAGCKDDGYTTDFAWGYRLRAQLDYNNVLGTGVTASPYTFLGQDVDGVSMDGQFNEGRVTSALGITFDYNKQHKLDFSYVSFDNSAEYDPLHDRDFYAASYSYSF, via the coding sequence ATGCATAACAATAACGTCACTATCCGTGCGCTCTTTAAACCGCTGGCCCTGGCCGTGGCTATTGCCTCGGCCGGATCAGCAAATGCGTTGCCGTTCCAATTGGAAAACGGCGTAGAAGGTGAGTGGAACACCACCTTGTCCGTCGGTTCCCAATGGCGGGCCGAGGACCAGGACAACGCGCTGTTCAGCGGCGCCAACGGTGCACTGCGCGGCAAGTCCGGCGGCACCGGCGGTTCGGTCGACGCTGGCAACCTGAACTATGACAAAGGTGATCGCTTTTCCAGTATCGCCAAGTTCGTGACGGACTTGTCACTGCGCAGCGGCGACCTGGGCGGCCTGGTTCGGGTCAAGGGCTGGTATGACTACGCCCTCATGGATGAAGACGTCAATTTTGGCAGCGCCTCCAACGGCTACCGCAAGAAGCCGCTCAATGACAACGGTTACGACGACCTGCAAAAGTTCAGTGGTCTCTACCTGCTCGATGCCTATGTCTACAACACCTTCTACTTCGACAATACCCCGGTGCAGCTGCGCCTCGGGCGCCAGGTGGTGAACTGGGGGGAGAGCATCTTTATCCAGGGCATCAACCAGATAAACCCGCTGGACGTCCCGGCGCTGCGCCGGCCAGGCACCGAGCTCAAGGAAGCGCTGATTCCGGTGTGGATGGGGTACATGAACGTCGGCCTGCCGGCCGGTATTTCGATGGAAGCGTTCTACCAGCTCAAGTATGAAAGTACGGCCATCGAGGGCTGTGGTCATTATTGGTCCGTCACCGAAAGTGCGATCGGGCAGGACTTTGGCGATTGCCAGCTGGGGACCTTCCTCGGCGGTACCAGCCCGTCCTCGCCGGACAAGATTGCTGCGGGTGCGTATCTGCCTGAGGTCAAAGGCAAGGATCCCCATGACAGCGGCCAGTGGGGGGTGGCGTTTCGCTTGCCGGTCGATGCGGTGGACGGCGAGCTTGGCCTGTACTACATGAACTACCACTCGCGTACGCCATACCTGGGCATGCGCAGCGCTGACTCGGTGTCACTCACGCAATTCCCCAACGCCGGCATCCCGGGCCCGGTGGGGCGCAACGCTGCAGGCCAGTTTGTCGGCCCAAGCTGGGAATACCCGGAGAACATCCGCCTGTTCGGCTTGAGCTTTACCACCACGGCGGGCGGTTGGTCGATTGGTTCGGAGCTCAGCTATTCACCTAACCAGCCTGCGCAGATCAACGGCGCCGACCTGCTCAACGGTGCATTGGCCGGCGTCGGCCCGGCAGGGGAACTGCTGCAGCAGGTAAAACTGCAAAGCTCACCTTTTACCGCCGGTTGGGACCGCTACGAGAAGACGCAGCTTCAGGTCAACGGTGTGAATGTGTTCCCCAATGTCCTCAAGGCCGACAACCTGACTGTGGTCGCCGAAGTCGGTTTTCAGTGGAACAGCACGCCTCAGGGTGAGGGCGATCGACGCTACGGTCGCGGATTCATCTACGGGCTGGGCTCGTCTTCGACCATTCCTGCCGGTGGAAGTACCTGCAGCAACCCGGTGGCCAGCCTGGTCAACTCAAGCCCGGCGGGTTGCAAGGACGACGGCTACACCACCGACTTCGCCTGGGGTTATCGCCTGCGCGCCCAACTGGATTACAACAACGTTCTGGGCACCGGTGTAACGGCCTCGCCGTACACCTTCCTTGGTCAGGACGTCGACGGTGTGTCGATGGACGGCCAGTTCAACGAAGGCCGGGTTACCTCGGCGCTGGGTATCACCTTCGATTACAACAAACAGCACAAACTCGATTTCAGCTACGTCAGTTTTGACAACAGCGCCGAGTACGACCCGCTGCACGACCGCGACTTCTACGCCGCCAGCTACAGCTACAGCTTCTAA
- a CDS encoding AraC family transcriptional regulator, which translates to MTALIRATSLTGFPELVRDLGGDPEDFLRQMQIEPAMLDNGSAVIPYRAFINLLELCAEQLHCVDFGLRLAERQSIMILGPLAVVGQNARNVGEALTEIIRFLHTYSPGVLVYLDRESDPQRLHLIYELRLRPAPRQGQIIELSLGVMFKTLQMLFGPGFRPHSVLTRTEARLPQSRYQRFFGARTYFGQAHNALVLLPEHLSKPIDQHNRLLHDTMMDYVSSLGAANPLQIHTQVEDSIRRLLPTQRCALPLIAEQLGMRERSLQRRLAEHDQVFEEMVENVRRELADLYLAEAQMPMAQIAGLLGYAEQSSFNRACRRWYGAPPRERRAQLRAAAAVTQS; encoded by the coding sequence ATGACTGCCCTGATCAGAGCGACGTCGCTCACCGGATTTCCCGAGCTTGTTCGTGACCTGGGAGGCGATCCCGAAGACTTCCTGCGTCAGATGCAGATTGAACCGGCCATGCTCGACAACGGCTCTGCGGTGATTCCCTACCGTGCCTTTATCAACCTGCTCGAGTTATGTGCCGAGCAGTTGCACTGCGTCGATTTCGGCCTGCGTCTGGCCGAACGCCAGAGCATCATGATCCTGGGGCCATTGGCGGTGGTGGGGCAAAACGCACGGAATGTCGGCGAGGCGCTGACTGAAATCATCCGCTTCCTCCACACCTATAGCCCCGGTGTGCTGGTGTACCTGGACCGCGAAAGCGACCCCCAGCGGCTGCATCTGATCTACGAACTGCGCCTGCGCCCCGCGCCACGCCAGGGACAGATCATCGAGCTGTCGCTGGGTGTGATGTTCAAGACCCTGCAGATGCTGTTCGGGCCAGGGTTTCGACCGCATTCGGTGCTGACACGGACCGAGGCACGCCTGCCGCAAAGCCGCTACCAACGTTTTTTCGGCGCTCGCACCTACTTCGGCCAGGCCCATAACGCGCTGGTGCTATTGCCCGAGCACTTGAGCAAACCGATTGACCAGCACAATCGGCTGTTGCACGACACCATGATGGATTACGTCAGCAGCCTGGGTGCCGCCAACCCGCTGCAAATCCACACCCAGGTCGAAGACTCCATACGCCGACTGTTGCCGACACAACGCTGCGCGCTGCCGCTGATCGCCGAGCAACTGGGCATGCGTGAACGGTCCCTGCAAAGGCGCTTGGCCGAGCATGATCAGGTGTTTGAGGAGATGGTGGAGAATGTGCGCCGCGAACTCGCCGACCTGTACCTGGCCGAGGCGCAAATGCCCATGGCGCAGATTGCCGGCTTGTTGGGCTATGCCGAGCAGAGTTCATTCAATCGCGCCTGCCGACGCTGGTACGGCGCGCCGCCGCGGGAGCGGCGAGCGCAATTACGCGCTGCCGCGGCGGTGACTCAATCGTAG
- a CDS encoding zinc-binding dehydrogenase: MKAVVMRDQKLQVDSIASPQPGQGEVLVKTLACGICGSDLHMFHHCQHVLANFKRGNIPIAFDDRQDVVFGHEYCAEILDHGPGSDKQLKVGTRVCSLPFVITPQHFHHVGFSNRYPGGYGEQMVLAEQMLLPVPGDLPADIAALTEPLTVAAHAVNRARLDGSEVPVVIGCGPIGLAMIAILKSRGIGPIVAADFSAGRRALAEKMGADVVVNPAEQSPYTSWLQVAAPSGYDINGPMALLGLGPQPKPCVVFECVGIPGMIQQVIQNAPPRSRLIVVGVCMESDRIEPLMGISKEMNVHFSFGYTGEEFAQTLHALADGTLDGGPMITQRVTLDGVSAAFGALAQPDQHAKIMITYD, translated from the coding sequence ATGAAAGCTGTTGTCATGCGTGACCAGAAGCTGCAGGTCGATTCCATCGCATCCCCGCAGCCGGGGCAGGGCGAAGTGCTGGTCAAAACCCTGGCCTGCGGTATTTGCGGTTCAGACCTGCACATGTTTCACCACTGCCAGCATGTTCTGGCGAACTTCAAACGCGGCAATATCCCGATTGCATTCGATGACCGTCAGGACGTGGTGTTCGGTCATGAGTATTGCGCCGAGATTCTTGATCACGGCCCGGGCAGCGACAAGCAGCTCAAAGTGGGCACTCGGGTCTGCTCGTTGCCGTTCGTGATTACCCCGCAGCACTTCCATCACGTTGGCTTTTCCAACCGCTACCCAGGCGGCTACGGCGAACAGATGGTGCTGGCCGAGCAGATGCTGCTGCCCGTGCCGGGGGATTTGCCAGCAGACATCGCCGCGCTCACCGAACCGCTGACGGTAGCTGCCCATGCGGTGAACCGTGCGCGTCTGGACGGCAGCGAAGTACCGGTGGTGATCGGCTGTGGCCCTATTGGGCTGGCCATGATCGCCATTCTGAAGTCGCGGGGCATCGGCCCGATTGTGGCCGCAGACTTCAGCGCCGGCCGCCGTGCGCTGGCCGAAAAGATGGGGGCCGATGTGGTGGTCAATCCGGCTGAGCAGTCGCCGTACACCTCGTGGCTACAAGTGGCCGCCCCCTCGGGCTATGACATCAACGGCCCCATGGCGCTGCTGGGGCTGGGGCCGCAGCCAAAACCTTGCGTCGTGTTCGAGTGTGTCGGCATACCGGGGATGATCCAGCAGGTCATACAGAATGCTCCGCCGCGCTCGCGCCTTATTGTGGTGGGCGTGTGCATGGAGAGCGATCGGATCGAACCGCTGATGGGTATCAGCAAGGAAATGAACGTGCATTTCTCCTTCGGCTATACCGGTGAGGAGTTCGCCCAGACGCTGCACGCACTGGCCGACGGTACGCTCGACGGTGGGCCGATGATTACCCAGCGGGTAACACTGGACGGTGTCAGTGCAGCCTTCGGTGCCCTGGCCCAGCCGGACCAGCACGCCAAGATCATGATCACCTACGATTGA